A genomic stretch from Pseudomonas alkylphenolica includes:
- a CDS encoding crotonase/enoyl-CoA hydratase family protein has product MTEYQAFKVELNDNIAHVQINRPEKYNAMNAPFWSEIVEIFKWIDDTDAVRAVVISGAGKHFSAGIDLMMLASLANELGKDVGRNARLLRRTILRMQASFNAVDNCRKPVLAAIQGYCIGGAIDLVSACDMRYCSNDAQFSIKEIDMGMAADVGTLQRLPRIIGDGIMRELAYTGRTVEAEEAQRIGLVNRVYDDHQALLEGVFAIAAEIAGKSPIAVAGTKEMLSYMRDHRIDDGLEYIATWNAAMLQSTDLRVAVAAHMSKQKPEFAD; this is encoded by the coding sequence GTGACTGAGTACCAGGCATTCAAGGTCGAACTCAACGACAACATCGCCCACGTGCAGATCAACCGCCCGGAAAAGTACAACGCGATGAACGCGCCGTTCTGGAGCGAAATCGTCGAGATTTTCAAATGGATCGATGACACCGATGCGGTCCGCGCGGTGGTCATCAGCGGCGCGGGCAAACACTTCTCCGCCGGTATCGACCTGATGATGCTGGCGTCGCTGGCCAATGAGCTGGGCAAGGACGTCGGCCGCAATGCGCGCCTGCTGCGCCGCACCATCCTGCGTATGCAGGCCTCGTTCAATGCCGTGGACAACTGCCGCAAGCCGGTGCTGGCAGCGATCCAGGGCTACTGCATCGGTGGCGCCATCGACCTGGTCTCGGCCTGCGACATGCGCTACTGCAGCAACGACGCACAGTTCTCGATCAAGGAAATCGACATGGGCATGGCGGCCGACGTCGGTACGCTGCAGCGCCTGCCGCGTATCATCGGCGATGGCATCATGCGTGAGCTGGCCTACACCGGGCGTACGGTCGAAGCTGAAGAGGCGCAGCGCATCGGCCTGGTCAATCGGGTCTACGATGACCATCAGGCATTGCTCGAAGGAGTCTTTGCCATTGCCGCTGAAATTGCGGGAAAATCCCCCATTGCCGTGGCCGGTACCAAGGAAATGCTCAGCTATATGCGCGATCACCGAATCGACGATGGCCTGGAGTACATTGCCACCTGGAACGCCGCCATGTTGCAATCCACCGATCTGCGGGTGGCCGTTGCCGCCCACATGAGCAAACAGAAACCCGAGTTCGCCGACTGA
- the nhaB gene encoding sodium/proton antiporter NhaB codes for MSRSLAGALAHNFLGQSPRWYKATLCLFLLLNPLLLITLGPVVTGWVLVIEFIFTLGMALKCYPLMPGGLLVAEALVLGMTTPQALYDELLHNFPVILLLMFMVAGIYFMKDLLLFVFSRILLGVRSKALLALLFCFLSAFLSAFLDALTVTAVIISAAVGFYSVYHRVASGTNPREESNLDSDHNIAQLQRDDLQQFRAFLRSLLMHGAVGTALGGVCTLVGEPQNLLIGHEMGWHFGEFFLKVAPVSLPVLAAGLVTCVLLEKLRWFGYGTLLPDNVRQVLAAYAAEDDAQRTSQQRAALLVQGLAALILIVGLGLHIAEVGLIGLLVIVLITAFTGITDEHRLGRAFQDAMPFTALLVVFFAVVAVIHDQQLFTPLIQWVLALPTEQQPGMLFIANGLLSAISDNVFVATIYITEVKQAFLNGHMSREHFETLAVAINTGTNLPSVATPNGQAAFLFLLTSAIAPLIRLSYGRMVWMALPYTVVMGGLGWWAVTYWL; via the coding sequence ATGTCCCGCTCCCTGGCCGGCGCCCTGGCCCATAACTTCCTCGGGCAATCGCCCCGCTGGTACAAGGCCACCCTGTGCCTGTTCCTGTTGCTCAACCCGTTGCTGCTGATCACCCTCGGGCCGGTGGTCACCGGTTGGGTGCTGGTGATCGAGTTCATCTTTACCCTGGGCATGGCGCTCAAGTGCTACCCGTTGATGCCGGGCGGCCTGCTGGTGGCCGAGGCCCTGGTGCTGGGCATGACCACGCCCCAGGCGCTGTATGACGAGCTGCTGCACAATTTCCCGGTGATCCTGCTGCTGATGTTCATGGTTGCCGGCATCTATTTCATGAAGGATCTGCTGCTGTTCGTGTTCTCGCGGATTCTTCTCGGGGTGCGCTCCAAGGCGTTGCTGGCCTTGCTGTTCTGCTTTCTTTCGGCCTTTCTCTCGGCGTTTCTCGATGCTTTGACCGTTACCGCGGTGATCATCAGTGCGGCGGTGGGTTTCTACTCGGTGTACCACCGGGTTGCCTCGGGCACCAACCCGCGGGAAGAGTCGAACCTCGATAGCGATCACAACATCGCCCAACTGCAACGCGACGACCTGCAACAGTTTCGCGCCTTCCTGCGCAGCCTGCTGATGCATGGTGCTGTCGGCACCGCGCTAGGTGGCGTCTGCACCCTGGTGGGCGAGCCGCAGAACCTGCTGATTGGCCACGAGATGGGCTGGCACTTCGGTGAATTCTTCCTCAAGGTTGCCCCGGTGTCCCTGCCGGTACTGGCCGCCGGCCTGGTGACCTGCGTGTTGCTGGAGAAACTGCGCTGGTTCGGCTATGGCACCCTGCTGCCAGACAACGTGCGTCAGGTGCTGGCCGCCTATGCCGCTGAAGACGATGCCCAGCGTACTTCGCAGCAACGTGCTGCGCTGCTGGTACAAGGCCTGGCCGCACTGATCCTGATTGTCGGCCTGGGCCTGCACATTGCCGAGGTGGGCCTGATCGGCTTGCTGGTGATCGTGCTGATCACCGCGTTCACCGGCATCACCGACGAGCACCGCCTGGGCCGTGCCTTCCAGGATGCCATGCCGTTCACCGCGCTGCTGGTGGTGTTCTTTGCGGTGGTTGCGGTGATTCATGACCAGCAACTGTTCACCCCGCTGATCCAGTGGGTGCTGGCGCTGCCGACTGAACAGCAACCGGGCATGCTGTTCATTGCCAACGGCTTGCTCTCGGCCATCAGCGACAACGTGTTCGTCGCCACCATTTACATCACCGAGGTCAAACAGGCGTTCCTCAATGGCCATATGAGCCGCGAGCACTTTGAGACCCTGGCCGTGGCGATCAACACCGGCACCAACCTGCCGAGCGTGGCGACCCCCAATGGCCAGGCAGCGTTCCTGTTTCTGCTGACCTCGGCGATTGCGCCGCTGATTCGCCTGTCGTATGGGCGGATGGTGTGGATGGCCTTGCCTTACACCGTAGTGATGGGCGGGTTGGGTTGGTGGGCGGTGACTTACTGGTTATAG
- the zwf gene encoding glucose-6-phosphate dehydrogenase has protein sequence MSHTPIEAAPPCTLFLFGANGDLVKRLLMPALYNLSRDGLLDKNLRIVGVDHNAASDAEFAARLEAFMRERDKASQGANCLDEKHWSRLAKRIGYQTGDFLDDATYQAIARRIEKNPSANAVFYLATSPRFFSEVVQRLGAAGLLDESTGFRRVVVEKPFGSDLASAEALNACLLKVMSEKQIYRIDHYLGKETVQNILVSRFSNGIFEAFWNNHYIDHVQITAAETVGVESRGAFYDSTGALRDMVPNHLFQLLAMVAMEPPAAFGADPVRSEKAKVIGAIRPWSKTMALKNSVRGQYTAGKQGRKQLPGYREEPRVDPDSQTETYVALKVMIDNWRWVGVPFYLRTGKRMSVRDTEIAICFKPAPYAQFRDTEVERLQPNYLRIQIQPNEGMWFDLQAKRPGPALAMENIELGFAYKDFFKMQPSTGYETLIYDCLTGDQTLFQRADNIENGWRAVQPFLDAWKEGGEVQPYAAGEDGPAAADELLARDRRVWHPIG, from the coding sequence ATGAGCCATACTCCGATCGAAGCTGCGCCACCTTGCACCCTGTTTCTGTTCGGCGCCAATGGCGACCTGGTCAAGCGCCTGTTGATGCCGGCCCTTTACAACTTGAGCCGCGACGGGTTGCTGGATAAAAACCTGCGTATCGTCGGGGTGGACCACAACGCCGCCAGCGACGCCGAGTTCGCCGCACGCCTGGAAGCCTTCATGCGTGAGCGCGACAAAGCCAGCCAGGGCGCCAACTGTCTGGATGAAAAGCACTGGAGCCGGCTGGCCAAGCGCATCGGTTACCAGACCGGTGACTTCCTCGACGACGCCACCTATCAGGCCATTGCCCGGCGCATTGAGAAGAACCCCAGCGCCAATGCGGTGTTTTATCTGGCTACCTCACCACGCTTTTTCAGCGAGGTCGTCCAGCGCCTGGGCGCAGCCGGGCTGCTTGATGAAAGCACAGGCTTTCGTCGAGTGGTGGTGGAAAAACCCTTCGGCTCGGACCTGGCCAGCGCCGAGGCGCTCAACGCCTGCCTGCTCAAGGTCATGAGCGAAAAGCAGATCTACCGAATCGATCACTACCTGGGCAAGGAGACGGTGCAGAACATCCTCGTGAGCCGCTTCTCCAACGGTATCTTCGAGGCGTTCTGGAACAACCATTACATCGATCACGTACAGATCACCGCAGCCGAGACCGTCGGCGTGGAAAGCCGTGGCGCCTTCTATGACAGCACCGGCGCCCTGCGCGACATGGTGCCCAACCATCTGTTCCAGTTGCTGGCCATGGTCGCGATGGAACCACCGGCGGCATTCGGTGCCGACCCGGTGCGCAGCGAGAAAGCCAAGGTCATCGGCGCCATCCGGCCCTGGTCGAAGACCATGGCGCTGAAGAATTCGGTGCGTGGTCAGTACACCGCTGGCAAGCAAGGGCGCAAACAGTTGCCCGGCTATCGCGAAGAGCCGCGGGTCGATCCAGATAGCCAGACCGAAACCTATGTGGCGTTGAAGGTCATGATCGACAACTGGCGCTGGGTCGGTGTGCCGTTCTATCTGCGCACCGGCAAACGCATGAGCGTGCGCGACACGGAGATCGCCATCTGCTTCAAGCCGGCGCCGTATGCGCAGTTTCGCGATACCGAGGTTGAGCGCTTGCAGCCCAACTACCTGCGTATCCAGATCCAGCCAAACGAAGGGATGTGGTTCGACCTGCAGGCCAAGCGACCGGGGCCGGCGTTGGCGATGGAGAACATCGAACTGGGTTTTGCCTACAAGGACTTCTTCAAGATGCAGCCGTCGACGGGCTACGAGACCCTGATCTATGACTGCCTGACCGGGGATCAGACGCTGTTCCAGCGCGCCGACAACATCGAGAACGGCTGGCGGGCAGTGCAGCCGTTTCTCGATGCGTGGAAGGAGGGTGGGGAGGTTCAGCCCTATGCCGCCGGAGAAGATGGTCCGGCGGCGGCTGACGAGTTGCTGGCCCGCGATCGTCGGGTGTGGCACCCGATAGGGTGA
- a CDS encoding DUF6026 family protein yields the protein MATLLPKMPPQTLYVTVHRDELRRLREERDRLQQQVAQLSQQLQQAQAGNPATPA from the coding sequence ATGGCCACCCTTCTACCGAAAATGCCGCCCCAGACCCTCTATGTGACGGTACACCGGGATGAATTGCGCCGCTTGCGCGAAGAACGCGACCGCCTCCAGCAGCAAGTGGCGCAGTTGAGCCAACAGTTACAGCAGGCCCAGGCGGGCAACCCAGCTACCCCCGCCTGA
- a CDS encoding GNAT family N-acetyltransferase, with translation MDVEQILVLQASYSNPMHAEAIGLVLDHYARDPMGGGQPLDPQLLAQLPQELARRPHAFSVLAFVDGQPAGLVNCFEGFSTFACRPLVNIHDVSVVLAHRGKGLSHKMLAKVEEIARQRGCCKLTLEVLEGNPAAQGSYRGFGFEHACFDPAYGAMQFWSKAL, from the coding sequence ATGGACGTCGAACAGATCCTGGTGCTGCAAGCCAGCTACAGCAACCCGATGCATGCCGAGGCAATTGGCCTGGTGCTCGACCACTATGCGCGTGACCCCATGGGCGGCGGCCAACCACTCGACCCACAACTGCTTGCGCAATTACCGCAAGAGCTGGCCAGGCGGCCGCATGCGTTCAGCGTCCTGGCCTTTGTCGATGGCCAGCCAGCGGGGTTGGTGAACTGTTTCGAAGGATTCTCGACCTTTGCCTGCCGACCGCTGGTGAACATCCATGACGTGTCGGTGGTGCTCGCACATCGCGGTAAGGGCCTGAGTCACAAGATGCTGGCCAAGGTCGAGGAAATCGCCCGCCAGCGTGGCTGCTGCAAACTGACGCTGGAAGTGCTCGAAGGCAACCCGGCGGCTCAGGGCAGCTACCGCGGATTCGGTTTCGAGCACGCCTGTTTCGATCCGGCCTATGGCGCCATGCAGTTCTGGAGCAAAGCGCTTTAG